aaaatcttTATAAAGAAATGGAGGTCGTATACTCCAAAAAAATGTAGTTAAAAGAATGAACATGGCACTTCAAGGGAATGCTAAATTAAAGTTTAAGGCTTGTAACCTTAGGTATTATTTATGGGTACAAGTGACCCATATAGTGGTATATTTGATCAGCCATAGTTTAACTAAAAGCTTGGAAAGCATCTTTATAAAAGCATCGTGGTAAAATAGAAATCATTATTTAGGTTTTACTAGATTCATCATATCCAACAGAAAAAAGAAAGGAGTTCCATGATAAGAGTAAAAAATACATCCTTGTGAGATATGATAATTCGGGTAAAGCCTAACAATTGTCTAATCCTAATGTGAACAAAATTCACAGAGGACGTGATTTTCAGGAAGAGTTTCACCTTTTATTGAAAcaataaaaaaaagagaaaaagtatTGATGAACCAAATTCAATCTCATTATCCACTCTATAATCCATTTTTTCTCTTAAGCACATCTATCAAATTGTAGGACTTAGAGGACAATTGCTCAAAGTGCTCATCAACCAAACACTTTCTAGGAAGTCTAGTAAAAGAAGAAAAGTGACAAAAGATTATAAATCAAGAAATGAATTCAATTAATCAAAACTAAACTTGACATTAGTAGTTTATTTTCTAGTGAAGATGCAtctctatatatttgtatattataatttcaaatgatgttttatttccaatttttcatttaatataaatgctaATAAAAAGTATCAGTTCTTATAgaacaaaatttaattttaaaaaaaaacaatcgtGAAGACTTTACTTGAACTAATAACTAATTTTAAATAAACTCTGTATTAGAATCTCTTCAAATCATGGCAGTTTCAAGTTTAATATTCCCACATATCTGTCTGTCTTTCAACGGGGTAGAATCCTGTAAACAATGCCCCCTCAAGTTATTAGTGTATATGTGTATATGGCATAATATCTCACAATATTTTACTTTAATATATATGATAACTAAAATAATGGGACAAATTTCAACGAATTGGCATAAGCTCAAATTATAAGAGAATAAAGTCGCACCATGAAATTTGACTTTGTGATATAAAAGAAAGAtagcaatcaaattaaaaatcctCGAGATActgaaatattaattattttaaaatagagAAAAACATATGCTATGGATATTTGACCTAATTGATAATTAATTAAAGCTCAAAAACTTATTTAGACATTACGCTGAAAAATGCCATCCAATCTAGATGCCATATAACACAGTTGAGCTAAAAGAATCTAATACAGTGAAAGCATAATGGACAGGTCACCGGAACACTTAAAACTATCATTATTTAATTAGAAAATGACAATTCCAGTAGGAGTGATAATTCCAATTAGGAGAGTGcttttgaattcatttgtgttcTGAAGAAAGTTTTAATATTTTGGAAAATAGAACAGATGAGGACCTTTTTACAGCTCAACAATTCTTCAAAAGAGCTTTTTGTCTCTGTAATTTCGTAACTGTATCATTCTGATAATAGATTATAGAAAATGATTTGAAACATTGCTGAAAAAAGTTCACAATGATCAAGATAATAGAAGATTTAAACAGCAGCGATCAAGATAACAGTAGATTAAAATTGATACCCTGAATCCACATTTTCCAGAAGCAAATAAACCATATGTATTTCTTACAAAGAATGACACAAGATTATATGCAAATCAGCGATATAGGTCATCCAAAAATCCAGATACATTACAGTTACAGTTCACAAGAGTGAAAATACCACCCAATTTGAAGCTCAAACTCTCTTACAATAGATAAAGACTACAGAAAAATTCGTTTTCGATTTTACTGGTAAATAACACACTACTGTACATAGTATTAATTGCTTGCCTGACCGATCCAGGCGTACAGAAAAAACTTCATCAAAACGCCAACAGAGCATCCAGCTATGCATTTTATAGTACACGTCTACCTTTGGGGGCAGAATTCAAAAACTCACAGAAACCATTTTCGATTCGAGCCAAATGATCTCTTCAGGTAGAATctccaaaattaatttaaaaaaaatttaaaaacttttgAACACTGCGAGGTCAGGTCGGCAGATGGCGACGAGTGGAAGATGCCCTGGGCAACTTCCTCCGCGACCTGAACGGAAGTCCGTATGGCGGTGAAGGCGAAAATTCGACCGGCAGCGGCGGAAGCTCCATTTCCCCTGATAAAATTTTCACCACGTCGGTCATGGATGGTCTGGCGGCAGGCACTCTCTGGAGACAGAGTAGAGCCACCATTATGCAGAGAAGCGCctgttccttgtcaaattcgcctCCTAGCGAGGCGTCTACGAGATCAAGCATGTTGGCCCCGGAGCGCGTTAGGTGCTTCGCCCATGATATCAAATTAGCCCTCTCCAGCTCCATTACAGGCGACCCCATGACCTGCAGAGGCCTCCGCCCTGAAATTATCACCAGCATCACCACTGCAAAGCTGTAAACATCACTCTTCTCAGAAAGAATGCCGCCGCCGCCATACTCAGGCGCCACATAGCACAAGGTCCCCCTTGTGCTTGGCGTGCTGCTCACGCTCACGCAGCTCCCCCAATCGCCGTCATGGTGGCGCTGCGCTTGTTGGCTCTGGTCTTCTCTGAACCAGTCTCTGCTTAACCAATCTCTGCTTCTGCCTGTGCTTTTACTGCGATATTTGGCAAATTTGTTCTCCTCTTCCATGTCCTGCTCCCACCATTCTCTGATATTTTTGCTCTTCTTTTTGCTCAATTCCTCGCAGTATTCCTCCCTCCACCACTCCCTGCTCTGTCGGCTGCCCTTGGATTTctcctttttctccttttcttccagCGTTGTCCACCATTCGAGGCTATCTTTTCTTCTCTGTTTCTTTTTCTCTGTTCTTCTGGAAGATCCCAGGTTCGAGTCCCGTTCCTCCGCTGTCCCCCAGGTAATCTTTGGCTTCTCCTTCTTGACCTCCGTCCCGATCCAATCCATAACATAGTCCTTGACACTGAATTCCCCACTCATGCTTTCCGGCCTCTTCCACCAATCCTTCTTCCTGCGCGCACCAGGCCTGCCGCTGTCCACGCTTGCCTTATCAAAACCCTCGGAAAGGCTCCCCTTATCCTCTTCATCCCTTGAGAAATCCACGCTCTTGCAGTCCGCACTTGGATCTTTACAGTTACTAACCTCTGCCATACTCGCACCGTTATTCTTCTCCAAATCAACCATCTCAGACGGTGTTCTTTCATCCAAATTCTCCGTTACAGCGTCCGTCTCATACTGCAAACCCTCAGGTGAAGCAGAATTGCTGGATAGGAAAATCGGATTATCTTCCGTCACAGAATTGGACGCAAACGTCTCCGGCGAATGCAAATTTACCGAAGCGTCGGTATtcagctttgtgtcatcttctacAGTAATTACGCTTTCCTCCTTGACGGCCCGCTTTTCTTTCAGCTTTTCCCTTCTTTTCCTGTGCCCGGCATCCGATCTGGCCTGCCCCTGCACATCCAAATCCTCCGCCACGACATCAACATCACTCTTAAATCTGGCGAGGCCAAAATCCGCAATCCTGGCAGAAAAGCTCCCGTCAAGCAAAATATTACTAGGCTTTATATCGCCATGAATGATGGGCGGATCGCAGTCAGTGTGCAAGAAAGCCAAGGCCTTGGCCGTATCCATCATAATCTTGAACCTGTAACCCCAGGAAAGCCGAACTGGATATGAACTATCAAACAGAGCATCCTGAAGGCTCCTATTCTGCATAAACTCATAGACAAGAAGCCTGTGCCCTCTCTTGGTATCACAGCAGTATCCCAGGAGTCCTACAATGTGAGGAGATTTACTGACCTTGCCGATGACAGAAACCTCATTGTAAAATTCCCGTTCGCCCTGCAAAGAAGTAGAATCCAGAACCTTTACTGCAATTTCTTGCCCACCATGTCCAAGTTGACCTCTGTAAACGGCCCCAAAGCCGCCCTGCCCGAGCTTCTGACCATCATCAAAAGACCTGGTTGCAACCCTGAGGTCGCGGTAAGAGAACTTCCGCAGATGAACAGAAGCCGCTTCTTTCTCCACCGGACTGGAATTCCCTGTCCTAATTCCCTTCAATCTCCTGAGAAGGAGCAGGAAAATCAGTATGAAAGCTATGGCTGCTGTGACGCTTCCTCCCACAGCTACCCCTATCACCACCCTCTGACTATGATCCCTTTCAATTTTTTCTCCCGAATCTGTAGAAATGGTAAGAGTAGAGGAAGAATATAGGTCAGGAAAGGGGGGAGAAGCTCCGCTGAATTCAAGGCGCGTTGGCATACTTGCTTACTCACAATCTCATCTTTATAATATTTCATTCCCCAGTCTGTCGAATCGAAAAGGATTTGTTGTGCAAGCTAACACTACCCGGAAACTTGTAGTGTGAAAAACAACAACAATATAGGGGGAGCAGGAGCAGAAGCCCCGCGGCGTAGACTAGCTATTCCACCCATTGAATTGAATTATCCCAACAGCTCTTCTGCTTCCGGGAGAACACTTTTTAACACCCGTACgcgcctcctcctcctcctcatgcgAGAGGGGCCCACCTGGAATGAATGCGACTGCTCACACTGCAACGCCTCTTAAATATCCACCGCCGCATGCCGTGCCCCGCCTGCCTACTGCAACTAATTTCCCCTCTACACACTTTATTCAACCACCACGACTTTTTTGTCAAATATCTAATTCGCCACGTCGGATTTTCATCTTCACATACGATAAATAGAAAGGTTGATAGttgtctctatatatatatatatatatttatccatCCTATGGGTAGAGAGTGGATGTCTCTATATGTATATTTCACCTGCCACGCATTCActaatcaattttaaaataaacaaaagaaaacaaaaaaggcGTAAGCAGTTAGCGAAAGTTAAGTAACCATGACAGCTTAACCGTTACGGTTTAAGGTCAACGGAAATGAGGTGGGCCCTACGACCGAATGAAACCGCATGAACGGAGACCCGTTAGAACCTTTTCTTGTCAATAATTACCCCCTTCTCGTTTTCTGTTTAATGGTGGTGCTAAAACGAAAGGCCTGGGCCGTAATAAAACTAAGCGCTTGCCGTAATAAATCAGATAACGACAGTAATGAGGAGAGAGGGACAGTACGAAAACCCAACGATCTCCTCCGCCACACGTAAACGGGAATCTCGCGAACCTCCGTATGCCCTGAGTTTACAAAACGGTACGACGGATTACTGACTGGTGTTTTAAAGAGGTGGAGCCTGCCTGTAGTAGACGAGGGTTTTGACACTTGTTAAACTGGTTTTCTCTCCATCTCACGCTTTGACTGCGTTTACTTTTACGGGATTAACGGGTAGAAGAGGGTATGGGGCATGTGGATGGACCAGGTGACAACCAGGATAGAGGAGGATTGAATTTAAGTTTTTCATATAGTTTATGGGGTCAAATAGTACTCACATTTTAAGTTTAAATTcttaaatttaaacaaattagtcAACTATTTCTTTTTAAAATTTAGATGATTGATAAGTGGTATAAAATAATTTTAGGTTAGGGTCTCATGTAAAGGGgcttattaaaaaaaatagagttagTTAAATGTTTTAGGAAAATTTTAAAGGTCTCATAAATTTTATAATATCTTTGTCTTCTATACTATTTGTAAAAATGAAACAAGTAAAAAAtcattttccctccaaaacatatttttaatgaaaatctaaatttaaatgttTGACAAGTGGCACACAACATTCCTAAGCTGATGGGCAATTTCTAGGAAAATGTCTATGTAGCACTCATATTGTTGTATTGATAgtgtttaataattaattgaaaaaagaatacttgttatattttaattattaattaattatcaaaCATGGTCAATGGTACAATATGGGTGTTGGATAGACAAAGCCAATTTCTAGCTCGGCCTCTTTTTCAGTGGCTCAAATATTCAAGCCTAAAAGGTAGGAgcttctattttttaggaaaagattccaaataatcctcaTAGCAAAGTTATTTTTCCTTCGTAGACTTcatcctaaaaaatagaagctTAAGCAAATAATCTTCATAGCAaagttattttttttaatagaCTTCATCCTAAAAAATGGAAGCTTAAGCCCCCTCATGGGACGGTTGCTTGGTAAAATTGCATgcctaaaaaatgaaaaattgattgctcGAATAAGCAAATTACTTTATTCATCTATAAAGAGGtaatgtttctaaaaagaaacaactgtaagctaaaaatagaaaactaaataaagcaaAAATTACACTAAAGACCattaaaatactaattaaataataattaaatattctacTAAAAAATAAGGGCTGTTGTTTTTTTGGAAAAGAGGAAAATCGGTAAGAGGGTTTATCAGAGGTTTTATCGGTAAGGTTAGAGCAACCGACAAGCTGCCAAATAGAATAACAATTAGGTGAACCGACAAGGGAGATTTAGGAAGAAATCTGGTGAAGGTGAAGGGGAAAAGAGAGTGTAACGATGAAGGGTATGCAAGACATAATCAGGGCAAAAAAGGTATAAACAAAGGACAAAGAACCAACAGAGAATTGAGAAAGGGAGAACCAGTAGAGAAGAGTTAAACAGGTGAAgtattttgattgcaagagttacaaaactcatttgtaacaaaagTACAACTATTGCATTAATTTGGTCTATTgtatatcactgagttggagctcggtgcaggggttggtgctcattgggttggtgcttgccctaaattaggggttggtgccctaaactttgtaatcagtgtttattgtgaggttggattggagcagtagtctccagcaacatttctcaccgaggtttttcccacattgggttttcctcgtatatccgatgttatgtgttgagtatctttgtgtgtttgcatttgatcattttCCTTAGCTCACCGATATATCCTCCTTGTGTTTGATTTTCTAACCGGTACCAAGAGTTAGGTTTAAAAGGTTTAGATtattgggaaccactgattcacccccctctcagtggtacattgtgttctaCAATATAGTCGCGTCGGCCACGAAAAAAATAATTCCCCGTCATCAAAAAATCGTCCAGAACAGAAAAATGCAGGAGAAGACACGAAAATCACGTTGTGCAAAGCGCAGAAAACTCGACAAAAATCACGCAATCATGAGTTCTGCAAATCGCATCGTGCACCAAAAGACTGTGGTCGAAAAAAAAAATCCTTCTGAAAAATCATAGAATAAAGATTTCCAACGCCACATAGAAAAATTTCAGAAGAAATATTAGAAAACCCTAGCAGGAAACCCACGAAAACTGCGGCAGTGAAAACAGGTGCAGAAAATCCACCTAGAAATTAAAAAATGCTTGGAAACCCTAGGAAAAACGTGAACCAGACCTGCAAAACATGAATTTCACAAACCCTAACTCGCCAACTTCAAATCTaaacaattctatttttttttataaaataaattgattaaaaaaaaatctggaaaaaaaCAGTTCCAGAAGGGGTTCTACAAATTATATATTgtcaaactttaaagaatcccatcgacccgctctaataccatgaaaaattGTTGCTCGGATAATCGAATTACTTTATTCATCTATAGAGCCATTTAAATAGGTTATTACAAGAGgcgatgtttctaaaaagaaacaactggttctaaaaatagaaaactaaataaagcaaAAAATACACTAATGACCattaaaatactaattaaataataataaatattctaATAAAACATAAGGGCTCCTGTTTTTTTCGGAAA
The nucleotide sequence above comes from Cryptomeria japonica chromosome 11, Sugi_1.0, whole genome shotgun sequence. Encoded proteins:
- the LOC131070686 gene encoding receptor-like serine/threonine-protein kinase At2g45590, which produces MPTRLEFSGASPPFPDLYSSSTLTISTDSGEKIERDHSQRVVIGVAVGGSVTAAIAFILIFLLLLRRLKGIRTGNSSPVEKEAASVHLRKFSYRDLRVATRSFDDGQKLGQGGFGAVYRGQLGHGGQEIAVKVLDSTSLQGEREFYNEVSVIGKVSKSPHIVGLLGYCCDTKRGHRLLVYEFMQNRSLQDALFDSSYPVRLSWGYRFKIMMDTAKALAFLHTDCDPPIIHGDIKPSNILLDGSFSARIADFGLARFKSDVDVVAEDLDVQGQARSDAGHRKRREKLKEKRAVKEESVITVEDDTKLNTDASVNLHSPETFASNSVTEDNPIFLSSNSASPEGLQYETDAVTENLDERTPSEMVDLEKNNGASMAEVSNCKDPSADCKSVDFSRDEEDKGSLSEGFDKASVDSGRPGARRKKDWWKRPESMSGEFSVKDYVMDWIGTEVKKEKPKITWGTAEERDSNLGSSRRTEKKKQRRKDSLEWWTTLEEKEKKEKSKGSRQSREWWREEYCEELSKKKSKNIREWWEQDMEEENKFAKYRSKSTGRSRDWLSRDWFREDQSQQAQRHHDGDWGSCVSVSSTPSTRGTLCYVAPEYGGGGILSEKSDVYSFAVVMLVIISGRRPLQVMGSPVMELERANLISWAKHLTRSGANMLDLVDASLGGEFDKEQALLCIMVALLCLQRVPAARPSMTDVVKILSGEMELPPLPVEFSPSPPYGLPFRSRRKLPRASSTRRHLPT